The nucleotide sequence tttttaaatccacaaaaagacgtcaagatcgcttacatagttttagagagagagagagagagagagaaacatttatttacacatattcgatacacataaaaatacattttagatCTTTTAGACTGCAATATTGCAGTTGTCTAGCCGTATCTCTTACATCAGGagaacttgctcgtttgccatcagtcgaaaaaaaaaaacatttgataatTATCGTATGCAAGCcgtacctactacgaagtgcattcgaacttcgtatattatattatttaacgcaagagtgagagggacagtacgatacgaacttcgattttgaatttcgtagtagcccgctATTCACCGGTATGGTTTCGCAACGCCCACAGTGTTCCAATGTAAGCCTTAAAAAAATTCCCATGCTGTTTTCAGCGTAAATCGATGACGGACtgcattttaaatattaaattaagtatgaTTAAGCATcttgagccgtggtggcctagtggtttgacctatcgcctctcaaacagagggtcgtgggttcaaaccccggctcgcacctctgagtttttccaaattcatgtgcggaatcacatttgaaatttaccaagctttgcggtgaaggaaaacatcgtgagggaacctgcacaaacctgcgaagcaattcaatggtgcgtgtgaagttcccaatccgcactgggcccgcgtgggaactatggcccaagccctcttgttctgagaggaggcctgtgcccagcagtgggacgtatataggctgggatgatgaagcatCTTGAGTCGCAATATTTTgcagtttcatttttaaaaatactggatactgaataattttatattatttttctccATTAAACCTCAAAAGTGGGACTTGTGTCTAACTTGAAGATATTGCTCCTAATGTGGCCTTTCACTGATAAAAAAACCAAGTCCCACTATCGCGGCCTTTAAGAGATATGTATACACCATTTTGTTCTGAGGTCAATTGATACAACGTAGGGTTGTCGCAAAGgtcaaatatcaaaatttttatACAGGTTGTTTTTCAACGTTTTTATTGCAATCGCAGCACTCGCAAAGGGTACACGGGCGACTCGACTGCGAATGTTGCTCATTTTATTGCGAAAGTTGGTATTATTCTGGAAACACGGTAATGCCCTCATCACGTAAATATTTCATTGTATCAGGCGATACTTTACGGAGATTCATATTAATGGACTACAAACAACTAATTTGCTCACTCACGACGTCACGATAGTTGCAtaatatgcaacaaatgtgtgtttattGCTGCTCCTCCGCCTCCTATAGCtataataacacacacacacacgtaggtaggtacttaataagtaCGAAGTACGAAGTAATCTTTTTTACATCAGTTGTCTACGCAATTATATTTTCTGTCTAAATGagacaattaattattattcgaATCTTATTTTTCTTGAAAAATAAATGCACAATGCAAAAAACTTTTCTAATCCTTatatttcttgaaaaaaaaaaagatacacaatgcaaaaaacatatttaacatCTTTACAATGTTTTCAATAATTTCACAAAGTCTTCCCACGGACACAGACCATGTACGTCTAGCTTACAATTTTCCATTTCCAGCAGCGCCCATTGCGGCGGGTTATCCAATGTCAATTGGACACCATCTCTTATCTGTTGCAAGGATGGATACAAATAGTAAACTCTCAACAATTCCCGATCTTTGTATTCATCGTACCACTTCTGGAACACCAATTTCCCAGCGATCGGCGTTTTCTCAGCTTGATCATGTAAACTGTAATCCTTGAAATTCATTGCGCTAGTCAACGAGTTTATATTCGCATCATGGCCAACAAGTAAGTAGACTTTTTTGTCTCCGTTCAAGAATATGTCGGTCATGTATTCGAGCAGCGGACTGGCTAGGTCTCTACTGAGCACTTTCGTCTTGAACCTCACATCGTGGTAAGCGCGAACAGCTGATAACAAAGTGTCCCATTCTGTTAGCAAAGTAACCTCACCCCATGCGACCTCGTGAATTGGCTTTCCATCGTAATAAGCCATTAAAAAGGCATCAACGATGAAATTAGCTATCATTAGAGGCCCAGAAACATCTGGTTCctcgtttaaattaaaaacaatgtcaTGTTTAACTTTAGACAGGGTGCAAATGTTTTCTTTTCTACAAATAGAGGAGTTCTTCAATTCCAATATCCTATCTAGCTCTCTGTAAGGTCTCGGCAGTGAAATTGCGTCTAGTTTTTTCTTCATTTCACTTATCACTAAGTCTTTGAAATCTTGAGTATCATTTCTGATGATGGGATTGAAAATTGGATCCATTTCCGTTGTATCTTTATTATAATGCACAGTCACGCAGTCGCCAAAAGCACCATCAACAAACGCGTTAGCTGTTTCTATAGTCCTTTGTTTAGTATTTGAATACACGTATACTTCGTCTTCATCAGGGCACTTATCTTGGAACAGCTTCTCATTCATCATCCATTCCGAAACATACCTTCCCATGAAGCGTTCGAGTTGACGGCCTTTTTTCGTCAAATAACCACTTTCTTCGTCCCACACTGGCCACTTTTTTTCCGAGTAcgcttccaaatttgaaaccaACGGTGTCCTTATACTATGCCTACTGAGCATTACCACTTGTTTTAACTTGAGACTGTTCACACTgacacataaaacaataatagaaAACCATTTTATAAACATTGTGTAAGAGTATTTTTAGACCGTGTTGGCTGATTGCCTTATCAAATCACACTGGCTATAACAGGGTATGTGAATCTACTTATAGCGATAAAGTGTTTATGTCTTTATGTAGACCtggttttatttatacttgCTTCCAAATGGCGATTGATTACTGACGCAACACGTCGTAGTTCGTATCATACTTACTATATTAtacatgtgaaagtttgtgagtattgggtacagtcgaaccatttgattcctccCACCAACCCACCtacccaccgtagaacgctctCACAGTAAGTTATATAATGATGTcgctatgactttttctacgaaaagtttCCACATTTGGTCACGactcacgattcagttggtacGTTAcacgtgtgtgtatgtttgttattccttcacgctaaaatggctgaacggatttcgatgaaatttggtgtgtaaatagctggacatctggaataacacataggctaactTTTTTTACAACATTCCAacgggatcggaataaaatcttgttATCATGGGCTGGGCTAAGCTCTCTTCAAGTTATACAATT is from Choristoneura fumiferana chromosome 28, NRCan_CFum_1, whole genome shotgun sequence and encodes:
- the LOC141443689 gene encoding glucose-1-phosphatase-like; the encoded protein is MFIKWFSIIVLCVSVNSLKLKQVVMLSRHSIRTPLVSNLEAYSEKKWPVWDEESGYLTKKGRQLERFMGRYVSEWMMNEKLFQDKCPDEDEVYVYSNTKQRTIETANAFVDGAFGDCVTVHYNKDTTEMDPIFNPIIRNDTQDFKDLVISEMKKKLDAISLPRPYRELDRILELKNSSICRKENICTLSKVKHDIVFNLNEEPDVSGPLMIANFIVDAFLMAYYDGKPIHEVAWGEVTLLTEWDTLLSAVRAYHDVRFKTKVLSRDLASPLLEYMTDIFLNGDKKVYLLVGHDANINSLTSAMNFKDYSLHDQAEKTPIAGKLVFQKWYDEYKDRELLRVYYLYPSLQQIRDGVQLTLDNPPQWALLEMENCKLDVHGLCPWEDFVKLLKTL